In the genome of Lactobacillus intestinalis, the window GCAAACTTACTTGGTGCACTTGGTTGATTCTTCCAGTTTTCCCAAAGCCATACAAAGAAAGGCGTCAAAATCATAATGAAGACTGGGTTTAAAGTCTGGAAGTTAGCAGCAGCAAAGTGCCAACCACCAATGTGAAGGACAGTTCTTTGTTCTGCAAAAAGTGCTAAAACAACAGAACCTGATTCTTCTATTCCCCAGAAAATAGCTGCCGCAATGAACAAAGGAATATAAGCCCAAACGCGAGAACGTTCAACCTTGCTTACCTTTGGGCTGCGAAGCATCAAAACGAAGTAGTAAACAGGAATCGCAATTGCCAAAATAGTGATCAAAGTAATGATATTGTCAATATTCAATTGACCAACCATGGCCATAATAGCAATCACAATCACTAATGCCAAGACGCCCAGGCCTACACGGCCCATAATTTTATTTAAATCTTTCTTCTTAATTGGATCAGTTGGTTCTAGACCCGTTTGAGGCAAGTACTTCTTACCACCATAGTAATATTGAAGAAGTCCAAGGAACATACCTACAGCAGCCAAAGAAAATCCTGCATGGAAATTAAAATGGTCACCAAATAAATGAAGTCCAAAACCTTCACTAGCCCATGGAACTGCCCATGGTGCAATAGCGGAACCTAAATTGATACCAAAAACAAACATACTGAACCCAGCATCTCGTCTACGGTCATCTTCTGAATAAAGACCACCAACCATATCAGAAACGTTAGGCTTCAATAAACCTGTACCGGCTACAATTAAAGCAATAGAAACATATAATGCTCCAATTCCCATTGGAAGTGCCAAAACAATATGTCCTAACATAATTAAGACACCACCAATAAACACAGTTCGTCTAGGCCCCCATACTCTATCTGAGAGCCATCCACCAGCTACACTGGATAAATATACCAATGAACCATAAATGGACATCACAGACGCTGCTGTAGTCTGGTCCATGCCAAGTCCGCCCTTAGTTACCGCATAGTACATGTAGAAGAGCAGGATTGCTCGCATACCGTAGTAACTAAATCTTTCCCACATTTCAGTGAAGAATAATGTAGAAAGTCCTCTCGGCTGACCAAAGAAAGCCGTATCCATATTTTTTTCACTCACTAAACAAAAAACCCCCCTAATTAGGTATTCTCTGAGTTTAAAGGTTAATTTTATACTAAAAGTTTGTTTTTAGTCAAGATAAGGTATTTTTATATAGAAAAAAGCATCGGAGAATTTTCCAATACTTTTTAATATTTATTCAAATTTAGTCAATTGCAACCTTGATTGTGCCATTAACAGCGTCCTTTTCTCTTGCAATCATGTCTACCTTAGATTCAATCACCTTAGTGTCCATCTTGATTTCACGAGTAAGACCTGGAGTGTTGATTTTTGGAGTGAAGAAAGCCTTAAATTCCTTAAGTCTTTCTGGGGTGTGGAAGATTGCTGCAGTGACAGTGATAAATGTCGCAAATTCCATATCACCGCCGACAGTCTTTTCAAGCCAGCTCCAATCTTCTCTAATCCAGTCCCAAGCAGCTTGTTGACCATGACTGTTAGCAAGCACACCACGGTACCAACCACGAAGGTCTTGAGGCTTAATTACATCCGCATCTTCAAAGTAGCTAACAATCTTGTGAATTTCAGCAATATCAATGGTTGAAGTTGCAGCCGCACGAATATCAGCCTTGTAAGAAGCATCGTTGGTCTTCTTGTATTCACTGATAAGCTTAGCCATCAAGTTGTGACTACCGAAGTTCTTTACTTCACTGATTAAAACGTATGGACGTACATCCGCGTTAAGAGCTTCTAAGTTATCACTATTTTCTTCATATAACTTATGGGCAGTCTTAATAGATTCTGCGTTACCAGCATAAATGCTTGCGCTCAATTCATATGGACGAATTTGAGCATCTTCATCACTTTCGCCCTTCTTAGGAATCCAACCTAAGCGTTCAACTTGCTTAATGGAAAGATCATTATAGAATTGCTTCAAGTTTTCTTCATCAGCTGAACCAGGCTTTACAAATTGACGAAGCTTAGCTGCAGTAGTGTACAAAGCGTTGATGACCAAACTTGACTTAGAATCAGCAAATTTAACCAAAAGTGGTACCAAGTCAGCATATGAAACAACATTGCCTTCTGCGAGCAAACGCAAGTCTTGCAATAATTGAAGTTTAGTAATTGAATCAAGATTGTCTGCATCAGCCAAAATGTCGTTAAGTAAAGTCTTATCGTAGTTAACGATAAAGTGTGAGTTGTTACCAACATTAATTCTAAGTGGATGACCTGCTTCTTCGCGGAGCTTCTTGTAGTCGCCTAAGTCAATTTCTTTTTCAGCCACAATAGTTGGTGCATCAAAGTTGGCATTCAATGGAATTTGCCAAGTTCTTCCCTTGTCTTCACCATCACCGATAAAGAATTGCTTTTGACTTAAAACAAGGTGACCATCATTATTAATCTTAGCAGTTACAACTGGGTAACCTGGTTGTTCAAGCCATGAGTGCATGATTTCACCAATATTTAAATCAGTTGCAGTTGAAAGAGCATTCCATAAATCATCACCAGTTGCATTACCAAACTTGTGGTGGTCAAAGTAGTACTTAAGGCCTTTTCTAAGTGCTTCATCGCCCAAGAGTGAACGAACCATCACCAGCATTCTTGAACCCTTAGCGTAAACAATAGCTGAGTCAAACAAAGCGTCAATTTCAGCTGGATCATTAACTTGAACGTGAACTGATTGAACTCCATCAGTAGCATCTCTTTGAAGAGCTGCAGGAGCTTCACTAGTTTGGAACATTTCCCAAATGTGCCAGTCTGGTTCTAAGTTATCAACTGACAAATATTCCATCATGTTGGCAAAACTTTCGTTAAGCCATAAATTGTCCCACCACTTCATAGTTACCAAGTCACCGAACCATTGGTGAGCAAGTTCGTGAGTAATAACTG includes:
- a CDS encoding M1 family metallopeptidase; the protein is MAVKRFYETFHPEHYDLFIDVNRADKTISGTSTITGEAQDDTIFINQKYMKISAVRADGKDVDFTVNDKDEAIKIDLGRTGETTIAIDYSAPLTDSMMGIYPSYYELNGEKKQIIGTQFETTFARQAFPCVDEPEAKATFTLSLKWDEKPDEIALGNMPETSVENGVHHFEETVRMSTYLVAFAFGELQSKIAETKGGIKVGVFATKAHKPKELDFALDIATRAIDFYEKFYETPYPLPHSWQLALPDFSAGAMENWGLITYREAYLLLDPDNTSLEMKKLVATVITHELAHQWFGDLVTMKWWDNLWLNESFANMMEYLSVDNLEPDWHIWEMFQTSEAPAALQRDATDGVQSVHVQVNDPAEIDALFDSAIVYAKGSRMLVMVRSLLGDEALRKGLKYYFDHHKFGNATGDDLWNALSTATDLNIGEIMHSWLEQPGYPVVTAKINNDGHLVLSQKQFFIGDGEDKGRTWQIPLNANFDAPTIVAEKEIDLGDYKKLREEAGHPLRINVGNNSHFIVNYDKTLLNDILADADNLDSITKLQLLQDLRLLAEGNVVSYADLVPLLVKFADSKSSLVINALYTTAAKLRQFVKPGSADEENLKQFYNDLSIKQVERLGWIPKKGESDEDAQIRPYELSASIYAGNAESIKTAHKLYEENSDNLEALNADVRPYVLISEVKNFGSHNLMAKLISEYKKTNDASYKADIRAAATSTIDIAEIHKIVSYFEDADVIKPQDLRGWYRGVLANSHGQQAAWDWIREDWSWLEKTVGGDMEFATFITVTAAIFHTPERLKEFKAFFTPKINTPGLTREIKMDTKVIESKVDMIAREKDAVNGTIKVAID
- a CDS encoding peptide MFS transporter, which translates into the protein MDTAFFGQPRGLSTLFFTEMWERFSYYGMRAILLFYMYYAVTKGGLGMDQTTAASVMSIYGSLVYLSSVAGGWLSDRVWGPRRTVFIGGVLIMLGHIVLALPMGIGALYVSIALIVAGTGLLKPNVSDMVGGLYSEDDRRRDAGFSMFVFGINLGSAIAPWAVPWASEGFGLHLFGDHFNFHAGFSLAAVGMFLGLLQYYYGGKKYLPQTGLEPTDPIKKKDLNKIMGRVGLGVLALVIVIAIMAMVGQLNIDNIITLITILAIAIPVYYFVLMLRSPKVSKVERSRVWAYIPLFIAAAIFWGIEESGSVVLALFAEQRTVLHIGGWHFAAANFQTLNPVFIMILTPFFVWLWENWKNQPSAPSKFAAGLVFAGLSYVWMALPGTLYGTSGRVSPFWLVGSWFIVEIAEMLISPIGLSVTTKLAPKAFKSQMVSMWFLADATGQAVNSQIVKYYSSATEVPYFLAIGIVSVFVGIVMFFFSKKIHSLMAGVN